The window GATTACAAGATATGATCCACTCAACTGGAAAAGGAAAAGAATTTAACTGTGGTATCTTTTTGCGAGAAAAGGAGCAGTTAATAGGAGAGATTTCTATATTCCATATTTTAAGAGGTCCCTTAAATCAAGGAATGGTTGGGTTTTCTCTATCTAAGGACTACGTCGGGAAAGGATATGGTACTCAGTCTCTTGCTTTAATGACTAAGTATGCCTTTAATGACCTTCAACTACATAGAGTGGAAGCTGCCGTAGCACCTTCAAATATCCCTTCTATAAGTATACTGGAGAAGAATGGTTTTGTTAAAGAAGGACTTCTTAGAGGGTATCTCCTTATGAAAGGCCAATGGAAGGATCATTTGTTGTATTCAAAATTAGAAAATGATTGAGTCAGACACTTTTACCGTGTCTGACTTTTTTTACAGTATCAGAATTTATAAGTTGTTAG of the Bacillaceae bacterium S4-13-56 genome contains:
- a CDS encoding GNAT family protein, with translation MGKRIIIESEELYLRPFQKKDARNLFRLVYDNQYFWSKVEPDHHPNYYTYNVQKQRLQDMIHSTGKGKEFNCGIFLREKEQLIGEISIFHILRGPLNQGMVGFSLSKDYVGKGYGTQSLALMTKYAFNDLQLHRVEAAVAPSNIPSISILEKNGFVKEGLLRGYLLMKGQWKDHLLYSKLEND